Proteins encoded by one window of Mycoplasma capricolum subsp. capricolum ATCC 27343:
- the pstB gene encoding phosphate ABC transporter ATP-binding protein PstB, with the protein MNNEQLITNVKPKKEPLKTAIEIKDFNFFYNKGKTQSLFNINMEIKEKSITTFIGPSGCGKTTLLKSINRLNDLIDGVKMSGAIKIFDKDIFASDIDITKLRTEVGMVFQKPNPFPISIYDNVVYGLRSLGIKDKAILDQICEESLIKAALWDEVKDILNSPALGLSGGQQQRLCIARAIAMKPKILLMDEPTSALDPIATLKVEELVLDLKKDYTIVMVTHSLQQATRISDYTAYFLKGELIEFNKTKKIFTNPKDRRTENYISGRYE; encoded by the coding sequence ATGAATAATGAACAATTGATAACTAATGTAAAACCAAAAAAAGAACCTTTAAAAACTGCTATTGAAATTAAAGATTTCAACTTTTTTTACAACAAAGGAAAAACCCAATCTTTGTTTAATATAAATATGGAAATTAAAGAAAAATCAATTACTACATTTATAGGGCCATCAGGTTGTGGCAAAACCACATTATTAAAATCTATTAATCGATTAAATGATTTGATTGATGGAGTAAAAATGTCTGGTGCTATTAAAATTTTTGATAAAGATATCTTTGCTTCTGATATTGATATTACAAAATTAAGAACTGAAGTTGGAATGGTATTTCAAAAACCTAATCCATTTCCAATTTCTATTTATGATAATGTTGTTTATGGATTACGCTCTTTAGGGATTAAAGATAAAGCGATTTTGGATCAAATTTGTGAAGAATCATTAATAAAAGCTGCATTATGAGATGAAGTTAAAGATATTTTAAATTCACCAGCTTTAGGATTATCTGGTGGACAGCAACAAAGATTATGTATAGCTAGAGCAATTGCTATGAAACCAAAAATTTTATTAATGGATGAGCCAACAAGTGCACTAGATCCTATTGCTACTTTAAAAGTTGAAGAATTAGTTTTAGATTTAAAAAAAGATTATACAATTGTTATGGTAACTCACTCTTTACAACAAGCTACAAGAATTAGTGATTACACTGCTTATTTTTTAAAAGGTGAGCTAATTGAGTTTAACAAAACTAAAAAAATCTTTACAAATCCAAAAGATAGAAGAACTGAAAATTATATATCAGGTAGATATGAATAA
- the plsX gene encoding phosphate acyltransferase PlsX, giving the protein MYKIAFDVMGSDLGSLTAIKAASEFIKEHNDLYLILVGDETEIKTALEQNPIDKNKYEILPTTQVIDMNGSILDIRRKKDASIIRTLELVRDQKVDGMLTAGNSAAFIGAAHFILGELNNIVRAGFMPTMPNAKNKLTLLLDVGANSENTPEDLINYAKMANIYYTEVLKNPNATVGLLNIGTEKSKGLELQKQTFKQLEKLKNINFVGNVESRDVLTGNVDIIVTDGYSGNICLKACEGAAKVLLTEIKKEITSSFIRKLAALVLKKSFKNVAAKFDYKNHAGAILLGVKGICFKSHGSSDVRSFKATLRMTLDAIKNNIVEKIEKGLIKNEY; this is encoded by the coding sequence ATGTACAAAATAGCTTTTGATGTAATGGGATCAGATTTAGGAAGTTTAACAGCTATAAAAGCAGCTAGTGAATTTATTAAAGAACATAATGATTTATATTTAATTCTTGTTGGAGATGAAACTGAAATTAAAACTGCTTTAGAACAAAACCCAATTGATAAGAACAAATATGAAATTTTACCAACTACTCAAGTAATTGATATGAACGGATCAATTTTAGATATTAGAAGAAAAAAAGATGCATCTATTATTAGAACTTTAGAACTTGTAAGAGATCAAAAAGTTGACGGAATGCTAACAGCTGGAAATTCAGCCGCTTTTATAGGTGCTGCTCATTTTATTTTAGGTGAACTAAATAACATAGTTCGTGCTGGATTTATGCCAACAATGCCTAATGCTAAAAATAAATTAACTTTATTATTAGATGTTGGAGCAAATAGTGAAAATACGCCTGAAGATTTAATAAATTATGCAAAAATGGCAAATATTTATTATACAGAAGTTCTAAAAAATCCTAATGCAACTGTTGGATTATTAAATATTGGAACTGAAAAATCTAAAGGCTTAGAATTACAAAAGCAAACTTTTAAACAATTAGAAAAACTAAAAAATATAAACTTTGTTGGTAATGTTGAATCAAGAGATGTACTAACTGGTAATGTTGATATTATTGTAACTGATGGTTATAGTGGAAATATTTGTTTAAAGGCTTGTGAGGGTGCTGCTAAAGTTTTACTAACTGAAATTAAAAAAGAAATTACTTCATCATTTATTAGAAAACTAGCTGCTTTAGTTTTAAAAAAATCATTTAAAAATGTTGCTGCTAAATTTGATTATAAAAATCATGCTGGAGCCATTTTATTAGGCGTAAAAGGAATTTGCTTTAAATCACATGGTTCAAGTGATGTTAGATCATTTAAAGCAACATTAAGAATGACTTTAGATGCTATTAAAAATAATATTGTTGAAAAAATAGAAAAAGGATTAATAAAGAATGAATATTAA
- a CDS encoding DAK2 domain-containing protein — MKKLELLKNMITSGVNNLYNHYPQIDKLNVFPVPDGDTGTNMNLTTTNGYNEVIDVEYESIGKFLSAFSRGLIMGARGNSGVIFSQIIKGLSLGMSNAKDLSVSEWKSGFNKASEIAYKAVMKPVEGTILTVIRETSEQISQLDDGIDIKKFWKQVVKNANNSLENTPNLLPLLKEVGVVDSGGYGLVKFLEGIEYYVSNQQVVAKLDKLETNTGGNIDMQIEEEFGYCTEAIVMLNSDWINKLQNSMIRDQLQIFGNTSIVVVIDNDILKVHTHSLSPGQVLQFLQQYGDFQTLKIENMNLQANKQVKNADQKWKENSNIKAERKLVNEVAIISVVSSEKQKRYFEDELGIGFAINAGSKMNPSTEDFLQAIEAVDAKTVFLLPNSGNVYLTAKQAEKLETKSKIYVIQTKSIQQGMVAILSFDPSLTHSKNYSYLSKAIKNVISFNITKAEKNTTYNGIQIKKDNLLAIVDNNIIGAEQTLEAIFDKQLSKYIKSKTEIITIFAGGETNEQDLVKLRKFLDEGYDVEYEIIDGGQETYNLLIAIE, encoded by the coding sequence ATGAAAAAATTAGAATTATTAAAAAACATGATCACAAGTGGAGTTAATAATCTATACAATCATTATCCACAAATAGATAAATTAAATGTGTTTCCTGTACCTGATGGTGATACTGGAACTAATATGAATCTTACTACTACAAATGGTTATAACGAAGTTATTGATGTTGAATATGAAAGCATTGGTAAATTTCTATCAGCTTTTTCTAGGGGACTAATAATGGGAGCTAGGGGTAACTCTGGAGTTATCTTTAGTCAAATTATTAAAGGTTTATCTCTTGGAATGAGTAATGCTAAAGATTTATCTGTTAGTGAATGAAAATCTGGATTTAACAAAGCTAGTGAGATTGCTTATAAAGCTGTTATGAAACCAGTTGAAGGAACAATTTTAACAGTTATTAGAGAAACTAGTGAACAAATTAGTCAGCTTGATGATGGTATTGACATTAAAAAATTTTGAAAACAAGTAGTTAAAAATGCTAACAATTCTTTAGAAAACACTCCTAATTTACTACCTTTATTAAAAGAAGTTGGTGTTGTAGATTCTGGTGGTTATGGATTAGTTAAATTTTTAGAAGGTATTGAATATTATGTTTCTAACCAGCAAGTTGTTGCTAAATTAGATAAATTAGAAACTAATACTGGTGGAAATATTGATATGCAAATTGAAGAAGAATTTGGATATTGTACAGAAGCTATTGTTATGTTAAATAGTGATTGAATTAATAAGCTACAAAATTCAATGATTAGAGATCAATTGCAAATTTTTGGAAATACTTCTATAGTTGTAGTTATTGATAACGATATTTTAAAAGTACATACTCACTCACTTTCACCAGGACAAGTATTACAATTTTTACAACAATATGGAGATTTTCAAACTTTAAAAATTGAAAATATGAATCTTCAAGCAAATAAACAAGTAAAAAATGCTGATCAAAAATGAAAAGAAAATTCAAATATTAAAGCTGAAAGAAAACTTGTTAATGAAGTTGCAATTATTTCTGTAGTTTCAAGCGAAAAACAAAAACGTTATTTTGAAGATGAATTGGGAATTGGTTTTGCAATTAATGCCGGATCAAAAATGAATCCATCAACTGAAGATTTCTTACAAGCAATAGAAGCAGTTGATGCTAAAACAGTATTTTTATTACCAAATAGTGGAAATGTTTATTTAACTGCAAAACAAGCTGAAAAATTAGAAACTAAATCTAAAATCTATGTAATTCAAACAAAATCTATTCAACAAGGTATGGTAGCTATACTAAGTTTTGATCCTTCTCTTACTCATTCAAAAAATTATTCTTATTTATCTAAAGCAATTAAAAACGTAATTTCATTTAACATTACAAAAGCTGAAAAAAATACTACTTATAATGGTATTCAAATTAAAAAAGATAATCTATTAGCAATAGTTGACAATAATATTATTGGTGCTGAACAAACATTAGAAGCAATATTTGATAAGCAATTATCAAAATATATTAAAAGTAAAACTGAAATAATCACTATTTTTGCTGGTGGTGAAACTAATGAACAAGATTTAGTTAAACTAAGAAAATTTTTAGATGAAGGATATGACGTTGAATACGAAATTATTGATGGTGGTCAAGAAACTTATAATTTATTAATAGCAATAGAATAA
- a CDS encoding Asp23/Gls24 family envelope stress response protein yields the protein MGNIDGFVVQTIREAVVTVPGVVGLANFSSKDKNDLSTNDIHKAIEFVIDKNIQHFKIHVILLYGVNILDILKEIQIRVKYELEKNFKNNIEHKVDVIVEDLLLKI from the coding sequence GTGGGTAATATAGATGGGTTTGTTGTTCAAACAATAAGAGAAGCCGTAGTTACAGTCCCTGGTGTAGTAGGGCTTGCAAATTTTTCTTCAAAGGATAAAAATGACCTATCTACAAATGACATTCATAAAGCTATTGAGTTTGTAATAGATAAGAATATACAGCACTTTAAAATTCATGTGATTTTACTTTATGGAGTAAATATTTTAGATATTTTAAAAGAAATTCAAATTCGCGTTAAATATGAATTAGAAAAAAATTTTAAAAATAATATAGAACATAAAGTTGATGTAATTGTTGAAGATTTGTTGTTAAAGATTTAA
- a CDS encoding putative DNA-binding protein, which produces MKLKNNLLEKTLELSELFKIYKELLTDKQKQYFELYIDEDLSLSEIADEFNISKTAVYDSISKTSKLLFSLEKKLHLKQKEELLISLINKIETNQIDEKQFIKSLKEVIWWKY; this is translated from the coding sequence ATGAAGTTGAAAAATAATTTATTAGAAAAAACATTAGAATTATCTGAGTTATTTAAAATTTATAAAGAACTATTAACTGATAAACAAAAACAGTATTTTGAATTATATATTGATGAAGATTTATCATTATCTGAAATTGCTGATGAATTTAATATTTCAAAAACAGCAGTTTATGATTCTATTTCTAAAACTAGTAAATTATTATTTAGTTTAGAAAAAAAATTACATTTAAAACAAAAAGAAGAATTACTAATTTCTCTAATTAATAAAATTGAAACAAATCAAATAGATGAAAAACAATTCATAAAAAGTTTAAAAGAGGTGATTTGATGAAAGTATTAA
- the ftsY gene encoding signal recognition particle-docking protein FtsY, whose protein sequence is MGFWAKLKEKLTKKTDQVDEKEITLQDKNEKKDQDQNLIDELEKKSIQNIKKQEKKEQNKENQQQKLEPENIIEKKVKTTKTSETKKEEKQTETLKEKKKREKQKEKDKKVEKAMLKSAFNFSKDIKKLSKKYKQADDEFFEELEDVLIQTDMGMKMVLKVSNLVRKKTKRDTSFENIKDALVESLYQAYTDNDWTNKKYRIDFKENRLNVFMLVGVNGTGKTTSLAKMANYYAELGYKVLIAAADTFRAGATQQLEEWIKTRLNNKVDLVKANKLNADPASVVFDAIKKAKEQNYDLLLIDTAGRLQNKVNLMAELEKMNKIIQQVEKSAPHEVLLVIDATTGQNGVIQAEEFSKVADVSGIILTKMDSTSKGGIGLAIKELLNIPIKMIGVGEKVDDLLAFDIDQYIVHLSSGFMQGDEVEK, encoded by the coding sequence ATGGGTTTTTGAGCTAAATTAAAAGAAAAATTAACTAAAAAAACTGATCAAGTAGATGAAAAAGAAATTACTTTACAAGATAAAAATGAAAAAAAAGATCAAGATCAAAATCTAATAGATGAACTTGAAAAAAAATCAATTCAAAATATTAAAAAACAAGAAAAAAAAGAACAAAATAAAGAAAATCAACAACAAAAACTAGAACCTGAAAATATTATAGAAAAAAAAGTAAAAACAACAAAAACTAGTGAAACTAAAAAAGAAGAAAAACAAACTGAAACTCTAAAAGAAAAAAAGAAAAGAGAAAAACAAAAAGAAAAAGATAAAAAAGTTGAAAAAGCAATGCTTAAATCAGCTTTTAACTTTTCTAAAGATATTAAAAAACTTTCTAAAAAATATAAACAAGCAGATGATGAGTTTTTTGAAGAACTAGAAGATGTTTTAATTCAAACTGATATGGGTATGAAAATGGTTTTAAAAGTTTCTAATTTAGTTAGAAAAAAAACTAAAAGAGATACTTCTTTTGAAAACATTAAAGATGCTTTAGTTGAATCTTTATATCAAGCTTATACAGATAATGATTGAACTAATAAAAAATATCGTATAGATTTTAAAGAAAATAGATTAAATGTTTTTATGCTAGTTGGAGTTAATGGAACGGGAAAAACTACTTCTTTAGCTAAAATGGCTAATTATTATGCTGAATTAGGATATAAAGTCTTAATAGCTGCTGCTGATACTTTTAGAGCTGGAGCTACTCAACAATTAGAAGAGTGAATTAAAACTAGATTAAATAATAAAGTAGATTTAGTTAAAGCAAACAAATTAAATGCTGATCCTGCAAGTGTTGTTTTTGATGCTATTAAAAAAGCAAAAGAACAAAATTATGATTTATTATTAATTGATACTGCTGGAAGATTACAAAATAAAGTTAATTTAATGGCTGAATTAGAAAAAATGAATAAAATTATTCAACAAGTAGAAAAATCAGCTCCACATGAAGTTTTATTAGTAATTGATGCAACAACAGGACAAAACGGAGTAATTCAAGCAGAAGAATTTTCAAAAGTTGCTGATGTTAGTGGAATTATTTTAACTAAAATGGATTCAACAAGTAAAGGTGGAATTGGTTTAGCTATTAAAGAATTATTAAACATTCCTATTAAAATGATAGGAGTTGGTGAAAAAGTAGATGATCTTTTAGCTTTTGATATTGATCAATATATTGTTCATTTATCTTCTGGATTTATGCAAGGTGATGAAGTTGAAAAATAA
- the ptsS gene encoding phosphate ABC transporter substrate-binding protein: MQKTSRTTKVKNKNYLKDLFLNKKSWLILTLVVFFIFSIWVWTFISIKNDVINIGGSASADLVLQKLINEYQKQTNKKFNYSSTGSGAGARNVINETYSIGFISKSQTDLSIPFEIRDVFNNPKTKDDLEEFIKINKDNKKEIFTKLQNNKTYHYTSFAKDSIVFVYNIKNTGLTDNQIEQIKFNVSNNMISKQSQKALHKIYTNNNQSDLISWKEFYKLLTNKDENNISDKVKVRTYSTNSGSGTRSSFEELSGLKKENKKIGQAVNEYNSNGAIFTQLNVSDGSFGFVSMQYAQDLKKFPNLRSVIIKQDNQEWNLNKSDDNLLTYPLSRPFVALYKLTDNQKLNNEILDFVYWFSCSNDKKVQEIYDHLGLIRSYLSFKSIKTNYFNQLDNKNIIKNEWV, translated from the coding sequence ATGCAAAAAACAAGTAGAACAACTAAAGTTAAAAATAAAAACTATCTTAAAGATCTTTTTTTAAACAAAAAATCTTGACTAATTTTAACATTAGTAGTTTTTTTTATTTTTTCAATTTGAGTTTGAACTTTTATTTCAATTAAAAATGATGTGATTAATATTGGTGGGAGTGCTAGTGCTGATTTAGTATTACAAAAACTAATTAATGAATATCAAAAACAAACTAATAAAAAGTTTAATTATTCATCAACTGGTTCTGGAGCTGGAGCTAGAAATGTAATTAATGAAACTTATAGTATTGGTTTTATTTCTAAATCACAAACTGATTTATCAATACCATTTGAAATTAGAGATGTTTTTAATAATCCAAAAACAAAAGATGATCTTGAAGAATTTATAAAAATTAATAAAGATAATAAAAAAGAAATTTTTACTAAACTTCAAAATAATAAAACTTATCATTACACTAGTTTTGCAAAAGATTCTATTGTATTTGTTTATAACATAAAAAATACTGGGTTAACTGATAATCAAATTGAACAAATTAAATTTAACGTTTCAAATAATATGATTAGTAAACAATCTCAAAAAGCTTTACATAAAATTTATACAAATAATAATCAGTCAGATTTAATTAGTTGAAAAGAATTTTATAAATTACTAACAAATAAAGATGAAAACAATATTAGTGATAAGGTTAAAGTAAGAACTTATTCAACAAATAGTGGTTCTGGAACAAGAAGTTCATTTGAAGAACTTTCAGGATTAAAAAAAGAAAATAAAAAAATTGGTCAAGCTGTTAATGAGTATAATTCAAATGGAGCTATTTTTACACAATTAAATGTTTCTGATGGTTCTTTTGGATTTGTTTCTATGCAATATGCTCAAGATTTAAAAAAATTTCCAAATTTAAGATCAGTAATTATTAAACAAGATAATCAAGAATGAAACTTAAATAAAAGTGATGATAATCTTTTAACTTACCCATTGAGCAGACCATTTGTTGCTTTGTACAAATTAACTGATAATCAAAAGCTAAATAATGAAATTTTAGATTTTGTTTATTGGTTTAGTTGTTCAAATGATAAAAAAGTTCAAGAGATTTATGACCATTTAGGTTTAATTAGAAGCTATTTAAGTTTTAAAAGCATTAAAACAAATTATTTTAATCAATTAGATAATAAAAATATTATAAAAAATGAGTGGGTATAG
- the pstA gene encoding phosphate ABC transporter permease PstA, with protein MLFKKITNNIEFKVVRQKKETSFVCLKSIIIALTIFVVLALVILLGFVMIKTNVLFNKQSFFDFVFGKNWSPDSKQFGILTITLMTLILIFISMLIAVPLTIFTSFFISEYLTLKSQKVTITIIKLLAGIPSVVFGLFAREQIGALFKLIGASSNDNLMVASLTMAFMAIPIMISLSYDAIKSVPFIYRDASLALGISKEKTTFNIIRKSATPKIISAVILGMARVIGETMAIMMIAGNSTAWFDTNNGISGFLFSSIRTLSSTIGLEMLENSSSLHESALYAIGMFLFILVFIINLLILFVSNKNSISQKIHLVLFKNKKTHKIKHIKLYQRQTLDQIITNRAENKLFRKIYSTIMLVLMWLSISFVIMFTFWIVFTTTFNGLSGLKYSEAFLTIEGEDGIFAAILTTLLLILCTLLFAIPLALACAIYLSEFANKNSWLAKFFRFLLNLAASTPSIIFGIFGLSVFIIYLKLPFSIFSASFTMTIVVLPMLIKNFEDALTSVPLSYREAAIALGLSKTKTLFKIVLPNALQAIITGTILAMARIIGESAPIYLTLGTAIKYPDKGFLSSGSTLTTGIYKIASESAPGQGNDIAWLMSLITIIFVLTLNLSSSKLSLLLIRTNKKVKFEFKQIYKNFINKKFYKTQFVLFKSNLKQFFKSLKRYLNIKILFKKIKKTIKYKKEYKKLKKRDNNYE; from the coding sequence ATGTTATTTAAAAAAATAACAAACAATATAGAGTTTAAAGTTGTAAGACAAAAAAAAGAAACTAGTTTTGTTTGTTTAAAATCTATTATTATTGCATTAACTATTTTTGTTGTATTAGCATTAGTTATTTTATTAGGTTTTGTAATGATAAAAACTAATGTTTTATTTAATAAGCAATCTTTTTTTGATTTTGTATTTGGTAAAAATTGAAGCCCAGATTCTAAACAATTTGGAATACTAACTATAACATTAATGACATTGATTTTAATTTTTATTTCAATGTTAATTGCTGTACCTTTAACAATTTTTACAAGTTTTTTTATTTCAGAATATTTAACATTAAAATCTCAAAAAGTTACAATAACAATTATTAAATTACTAGCTGGTATTCCTAGTGTTGTTTTTGGGTTGTTTGCAAGAGAACAAATTGGAGCTTTATTTAAATTAATAGGAGCTTCAAGTAATGATAATTTAATGGTAGCTTCTTTAACTATGGCTTTTATGGCAATACCAATTATGATTAGTTTAAGTTATGATGCTATTAAATCTGTTCCTTTCATTTATAGAGATGCTTCACTTGCTTTAGGAATATCAAAAGAAAAAACAACATTTAATATTATTAGAAAATCAGCAACACCAAAAATTATTTCAGCTGTTATTTTAGGAATGGCTAGAGTAATTGGTGAAACTATGGCTATAATGATGATTGCTGGTAATTCAACTGCTTGATTTGATACAAATAATGGAATTTCTGGATTTTTATTTTCATCAATTAGAACATTATCTTCAACTATTGGATTAGAAATGTTAGAAAATAGTAGCAGTTTACATGAATCTGCATTATATGCTATTGGAATGTTTTTATTTATTTTAGTATTTATTATTAATCTTTTGATTTTATTTGTTTCAAATAAAAATTCAATTTCTCAAAAAATTCATTTAGTTTTATTTAAAAATAAAAAAACTCATAAAATAAAGCATATTAAACTTTATCAAAGACAAACACTAGATCAAATTATTACTAATAGAGCTGAAAATAAGTTATTTAGAAAAATTTATTCAACTATTATGTTAGTTTTAATGTGATTATCAATTAGTTTTGTAATTATGTTTACTTTTTGAATAGTATTTACAACTACATTTAATGGGTTATCAGGTTTAAAATATAGTGAAGCATTTTTAACTATTGAAGGTGAAGATGGAATATTTGCAGCCATTTTAACTACACTATTATTAATTTTATGTACATTATTATTTGCTATACCTTTAGCTTTAGCTTGTGCTATTTATCTTAGTGAATTTGCTAATAAAAATTCTTGATTAGCTAAGTTTTTTAGATTTTTATTAAATCTGGCTGCTTCAACACCATCAATTATTTTTGGAATCTTTGGATTATCAGTATTTATTATTTATTTAAAATTACCATTTTCAATTTTTTCAGCTTCATTTACAATGACAATTGTTGTTTTACCAATGTTGATTAAAAATTTTGAAGATGCTTTAACTTCAGTTCCACTTTCTTATAGAGAAGCCGCTATTGCTTTAGGATTAAGTAAAACTAAAACTTTATTTAAAATAGTTTTACCAAATGCATTACAAGCAATTATTACTGGAACTATTTTAGCTATGGCTAGAATTATTGGTGAATCAGCTCCTATTTATTTAACTTTAGGTACAGCTATTAAATATCCAGATAAAGGATTTTTATCTTCAGGATCAACTTTAACTACAGGAATTTATAAAATAGCTAGTGAATCAGCTCCTGGTCAAGGTAATGATATTGCTTGATTAATGTCATTAATTACAATTATTTTTGTTTTAACTTTAAATTTATCAAGTTCTAAATTATCTTTATTATTAATTAGAACTAATAAAAAAGTTAAATTTGAATTTAAACAAATTTATAAAAACTTTATAAATAAAAAATTTTATAAAACACAGTTTGTTTTATTTAAAAGTAATTTAAAGCAGTTTTTTAAAAGTTTAAAAAGATATCTTAATATAAAAATTTTATTTAAAAAGATTAAAAAAACCATTAAATACAAAAAAGAATATAAAAAACTTAAAAAAAGAGATAACAATTATGAATAA
- the rnc gene encoding ribonuclease III, with protein sequence MNIKNFFEKYNIKINDQQIYKEALTHNSYANERKLKYSYQRLEFLGDAILQMYVSKFLFFHYSKLGEGELTRLRSSTVREESLSRIAKDINLGQLIRLGHGELMTKGYEKQSILADIFEALTAAVYIDQNEDGLLIWLEQTLFKYMKDPTFINVTKDFKSELQELLQSEKRSDLKYIIENEEFFVNENKTLYTVSVNLDGQKFGVGKGYSKQEAEQNAASDCLSKLKKPLTN encoded by the coding sequence ATGAATATTAAGAACTTTTTTGAAAAATATAACATAAAAATAAATGATCAACAAATATATAAAGAAGCTTTAACTCATAATTCATATGCTAATGAACGTAAATTAAAATATTCTTATCAAAGATTAGAGTTTCTAGGTGATGCTATTTTACAAATGTATGTTTCAAAATTTTTATTTTTTCATTATTCTAAATTAGGTGAAGGTGAACTAACTAGATTAAGATCAAGTACGGTTAGAGAAGAGTCATTATCTAGAATTGCTAAAGATATTAATTTAGGACAATTAATAAGATTAGGTCATGGTGAGTTAATGACTAAAGGTTATGAAAAACAATCAATTTTAGCTGATATATTTGAAGCTCTAACTGCAGCTGTTTATATAGATCAAAATGAAGATGGATTATTAATTTGATTAGAACAAACCTTATTCAAATATATGAAAGATCCCACTTTTATTAATGTTACAAAAGATTTTAAATCTGAACTACAAGAGTTATTACAATCAGAAAAAAGAAGTGATTTAAAATATATTATTGAAAATGAAGAATTTTTTGTAAATGAAAATAAGACCTTGTATACAGTTAGTGTTAATTTAGATGGGCAAAAATTCGGAGTTGGTAAAGGTTATTCTAAACAAGAAGCTGAACAAAATGCTGCTAGTGATTGTTTGTCAAAACTTAAAAAACCATTAACTAATTAA
- the phoU gene encoding phosphate signaling complex protein PhoU has translation MSSNKILDRDLDQLRELIEEMIKETKLQYAQSYLVIKEKNRLSEAQKVIEHDKLINDMQNKFTSMALWKISKQKLVAKDLRLAIGGILITGEIERIADYSKAISKFFIFYKPNEKHLLMISELYQLVVEMLDIFSDVFGNLEIDKEQQVLSLEEKINEKFRSFYDLLIDDIRQKTTKAEAEEIAAVLKQLFNLERAGDHLLNVQQIINFVKTSKFIEKTEKIK, from the coding sequence ATGTCAAGTAATAAAATATTAGATCGCGATCTTGATCAGTTAAGAGAACTTATAGAAGAAATGATCAAAGAAACTAAATTACAATATGCACAAAGTTATCTTGTAATTAAAGAAAAAAATAGATTAAGTGAAGCTCAAAAAGTAATTGAACATGACAAGCTTATCAATGATATGCAAAATAAATTTACTTCAATGGCTTTATGAAAAATTTCAAAACAAAAACTAGTAGCAAAAGATCTAAGACTCGCAATTGGAGGAATTTTAATTACTGGAGAAATTGAAAGAATTGCTGATTATTCTAAAGCAATTTCTAAGTTTTTTATCTTTTATAAACCTAATGAAAAACACCTTTTAATGATTAGTGAATTATATCAACTAGTGGTTGAAATGTTAGATATTTTTTCAGATGTCTTTGGTAATTTAGAAATTGATAAAGAACAACAAGTTTTAAGTTTAGAAGAAAAAATTAATGAAAAATTTAGATCTTTTTATGATTTATTAATTGATGATATTAGACAAAAAACAACAAAAGCTGAAGCTGAAGAAATTGCTGCTGTTTTAAAACAACTATTTAATTTAGAAAGAGCTGGAGATCATTTATTAAACGTTCAACAAATTATTAATTTTGTAAAAACAAGCAAGTTTATAGAAAAAACTGAAAAAATTAAATAA
- the rpmB gene encoding 50S ribosomal protein L28, with protein sequence MARRDALTGKSALSGQSRSHALNATKRKWNLNLQKVRVMDENGSVFNIKVSARTLRTLKKQEKIV encoded by the coding sequence ATGGCAAGAAGAGATGCTTTAACTGGTAAAAGTGCTTTGTCAGGTCAATCAAGATCACACGCATTAAATGCAACTAAAAGAAAATGAAACTTGAATTTGCAAAAAGTTAGAGTAATGGATGAAAATGGTAGTGTATTTAACATCAAAGTATCTGCTAGAACATTAAGAACTCTAAAAAAACAAGAAAAAATCGTTTAA